Proteins found in one Gemmatimonadales bacterium genomic segment:
- the moeB gene encoding molybdopterin-synthase adenylyltransferase MoeB codes for MSNPAADLIRYARHLTLPGVGVAGQEKLRAARVLVVGVGGLGSPAALYLAAAGVGTLGLVDADQVDLTNLQRQIIHGTGAIGRSKLESAADRLTDLNPTTRLELHPVRLSSGNAADLISGYDVVLDGSDNFPTRYLVNDACILGGKPFVYGSILRFEGQVSVFGAPGGPCYRCLFSEPPPPDLVPNCAEAGVLGVLPGVVGTLQATEVLKLVLGIGEPLIGRLLLYDGLAARTREIALRRDPSCAVCGNEPSVTRLIDYEAFCGVAARDASGAEVAPAELAAWIDSGVPLELVDVREPWETAIGVIPGSRLIPLNQLPGHLAGLDPRRLYVTVCHRGQRSLAAQSLLAGAGFEARSLRGGVDAWSTEVDASLPRY; via the coding sequence ATGTCGAATCCTGCAGCAGATCTGATCCGCTATGCCCGGCACCTCACCTTGCCGGGCGTTGGTGTTGCCGGCCAGGAGAAGCTGCGGGCGGCTCGAGTCCTCGTTGTCGGCGTAGGCGGTTTGGGTTCACCGGCGGCGTTGTACCTGGCTGCGGCCGGGGTCGGAACGCTGGGCCTGGTCGATGCCGACCAGGTCGATCTCACCAACCTGCAGCGCCAGATTATCCACGGAACCGGGGCGATTGGCCGCTCCAAGCTCGAATCGGCCGCCGATCGCCTCACGGATCTCAATCCGACGACGAGGCTCGAACTTCACCCCGTTCGACTGTCATCCGGCAACGCGGCTGACCTGATCAGCGGCTACGATGTGGTGCTGGACGGGAGCGACAACTTCCCGACCAGGTACCTCGTGAACGACGCCTGTATCCTGGGGGGAAAGCCGTTCGTCTACGGCAGCATCCTGCGCTTCGAGGGGCAGGTCTCGGTCTTTGGGGCGCCTGGGGGACCCTGTTACCGCTGTCTGTTTTCCGAACCACCTCCGCCCGATCTGGTTCCCAATTGCGCTGAGGCGGGTGTGCTTGGTGTGCTCCCCGGCGTGGTCGGGACGCTTCAGGCCACTGAGGTCCTCAAGCTGGTCCTTGGAATCGGCGAGCCGCTGATCGGACGTCTCCTCTTGTATGACGGGCTCGCCGCCCGCACTCGGGAGATTGCCCTCCGACGGGATCCGTCGTGCGCGGTGTGCGGCAACGAGCCGAGCGTAACCAGGCTGATCGATTACGAGGCCTTCTGCGGGGTCGCTGCCCGAGACGCCAGCGGTGCCGAGGTTGCCCCGGCGGAGCTGGCCGCCTGGATCGATTCGGGGGTGCCGCTCGAACTGGTGGACGTTCGTGAGCCGTGGGAAACGGCCATCGGCGTCATTCCGGGCTCTCGCCTGATTCCATTGAACCAGCTGCCGGGACACTTGGCGGGCTTGGATCCGCGCCGGCTCTACGTCACCGTCTGCCACCGCGGTCAGCGCTCGTTGGCAGCTCAATCCCTGCTGGCCGGTGCCGGCTTTGAGGCCAGGAGCCTCCGGGGTGGGGTCGACGCCTGGTCTACCGAGGTCGACGCCAGCTTGCCTCGATACTGA
- a CDS encoding Rrf2 family transcriptional regulator, producing the protein MRITTWTEYSLIISIHLAKRGGRGSSPVAARELAEIERLPADYVEQILLRLRRAGIVESVRGARGGYFLAREAATITVRDVMAASEHQTFEMNCATHPVDSERCSPTSGCSIRPVWQALQVRIDEFLGSVTLADLLRDEPTPEFVSLTSSAGNS; encoded by the coding sequence ATGCGGATCACCACGTGGACGGAATACAGCCTGATCATCTCGATCCATCTTGCCAAACGGGGTGGTCGGGGCAGTTCGCCCGTTGCCGCCCGGGAATTGGCGGAGATCGAGCGGCTGCCGGCCGACTACGTCGAGCAGATCCTCTTGCGGCTCCGCCGAGCGGGAATCGTCGAGAGCGTTCGAGGCGCCCGGGGCGGCTACTTCCTGGCTCGTGAGGCCGCGACCATTACGGTCCGTGACGTGATGGCTGCGTCTGAGCACCAGACGTTCGAAATGAATTGTGCCACCCATCCCGTCGACTCCGAGCGCTGTTCGCCGACGAGCGGCTGTTCGATTCGACCCGTCTGGCAGGCGCTCCAGGTTCGGATCGACGAGTTTCTCGGCAGTGTCACCCTGGCGGACCTCCTCCGCGACGAGCCGACGCCGGAGTTCGTTTCCCTCACGTCGAGCGCCGGCAACTCGTAG
- a CDS encoding aspartate ammonia-lyase — translation MSYRIEKDPLGEKQVPASALYGIQTLRAVENFPISGLKPLPAFVDAVVGIKRSAAVTHKQTGRLDAKLADAIVAAADEVLGGQHRDQFVVDVYQAGAGTSHNMNCNEVLANRANEILGGARGSYQPVHPNDHVNMAQSTNDVIPTAMRLATLASLPALLESMAGLAATFMKKGVEFDHVMKSGRTHLQDATPIRLGQEFAAYGRTVERHHRKIAEAARWLRPMNIGGTAVGTGLNAEEAYPGLMVEHLRALTGLDLEVAEDRIQLMQSMGDIATVSGAIRAYTLDLNKIANDIRLLASGPRTGLAEILLPAVQPGSSIMPGKVNPSIAEMVNQVCYQVIGLDTTVAMAAEAGQLELNVMMPVITHNAVFAINILANATRQLDVECVRGIEADEAQCAYWLERSPALVTALAPKIGYAESAKLAKEAIATGLTVKALVTEKGILAGHELEDTLDLRAMTELGVPGGKGLPGGG, via the coding sequence ATGTCCTACCGCATCGAAAAAGATCCGCTCGGTGAGAAGCAGGTTCCCGCCTCCGCCTTGTACGGTATTCAGACTCTCCGTGCCGTCGAGAACTTTCCGATCTCGGGTTTGAAGCCTCTGCCGGCCTTCGTCGATGCCGTCGTGGGTATCAAGCGCTCGGCCGCCGTGACGCACAAGCAGACCGGTCGTCTCGACGCCAAGCTTGCCGACGCAATCGTCGCTGCGGCCGATGAAGTGCTGGGCGGTCAGCACCGCGATCAGTTCGTCGTCGATGTCTACCAGGCTGGCGCTGGCACTTCGCACAACATGAACTGTAATGAGGTGCTTGCCAACCGGGCCAATGAGATTTTGGGGGGCGCCCGCGGCAGCTATCAACCGGTGCATCCGAACGATCACGTCAACATGGCGCAGAGCACCAACGACGTGATTCCAACAGCCATGCGCCTTGCCACGCTGGCATCGCTGCCTGCGCTGCTCGAGTCGATGGCTGGGTTGGCCGCGACGTTCATGAAGAAGGGGGTCGAGTTCGACCACGTCATGAAGTCGGGGCGGACCCACCTTCAGGATGCGACCCCGATTCGGTTGGGGCAGGAGTTTGCGGCGTACGGTCGGACTGTCGAACGGCATCATCGGAAAATCGCGGAGGCGGCGCGCTGGCTCCGCCCGATGAATATCGGTGGAACCGCAGTCGGCACGGGGCTGAATGCCGAGGAGGCGTATCCGGGGCTGATGGTCGAGCATCTGCGGGCGCTGACCGGACTCGACCTGGAGGTCGCGGAGGACCGGATCCAACTGATGCAGTCGATGGGTGACATCGCGACCGTGAGCGGTGCGATCCGCGCGTACACGCTCGATCTCAACAAGATTGCAAACGATATCCGGTTGCTCGCGTCAGGGCCCCGGACTGGCCTGGCGGAAATTCTCTTGCCGGCGGTGCAGCCAGGTTCAAGCATCATGCCGGGCAAGGTCAATCCGTCGATTGCCGAGATGGTCAATCAGGTCTGCTACCAGGTTATCGGGCTCGACACCACGGTTGCCATGGCGGCCGAGGCGGGCCAGCTCGAACTCAACGTGATGATGCCGGTCATTACGCACAACGCCGTCTTTGCCATCAACATCCTGGCCAACGCGACCCGCCAGCTGGATGTCGAGTGCGTTCGCGGCATCGAAGCCGATGAGGCGCAATGCGCCTACTGGCTGGAGCGGAGCCCGGCGCTCGTCACGGCGCTTGCTCCGAAGATCGGATACGCCGAATCTGCCAAGCTGGCCAAGGAGGCCATCGCAACAGGATTGACGGTCAAGGCGCTGGTTACCGAGAAAGGGATTCTGGCCGGTCACGAGCTGGAGGATACTCTCGATCTCCGCGCGATGACGGAACTGGGGGTTCCCGGCGGCAAGGGGCTTCCAGGCGGAGGTTGA
- a CDS encoding cupin domain-containing protein codes for MVNPYLLLPMAEAAFSTDQYTKTDLVRGGTLFAGLNCFEPGQDQAVHTHRGADKLYLILSGKARMTVGDHQFEASAGQLVWAPAEVPHGVDQALERTVMLIALAPPPRRN; via the coding sequence ATGGTGAACCCTTACTTACTGCTGCCGATGGCGGAAGCGGCCTTCTCGACCGACCAGTACACCAAGACCGACCTGGTTCGCGGCGGGACGCTCTTTGCCGGACTCAACTGCTTCGAACCGGGACAAGATCAGGCCGTCCACACGCATCGGGGTGCGGACAAATTGTATCTGATCCTCTCCGGAAAGGCGAGAATGACCGTGGGCGACCATCAGTTCGAGGCCAGCGCGGGACAGCTGGTCTGGGCCCCGGCCGAGGTGCCCCATGGAGTCGACCAAGCGCTGGAGCGCACGGTCATGCTGATCGCCCTGGCGCCGCCACCCCGCAGGAACTAG
- a CDS encoding MBL fold metallo-hydrolase: MTAGLSVIPILNGQFMQNCYLLAEEGSTDAVIVDPGEAPVLFLETAERHGLTIREIWLTHGHIDHVSGVGAVKAATGAPIWMHPADLPLYRNLAQQASWFGLELDDPPPVDHELAHGQTLSLGTTSFAVRHTPGHSPGSVCFMAPGTVIGGDVLFQGSVGRVDLPGGDWEQLLGSIRDELFPLPDETVVHPGHGPRTTIGAEKRNNPFLRDLVD; the protein is encoded by the coding sequence ATGACGGCGGGGCTCAGTGTCATTCCGATCCTCAATGGCCAGTTCATGCAGAACTGCTATCTCCTGGCTGAGGAGGGGTCGACCGACGCCGTCATCGTCGATCCAGGTGAGGCGCCGGTGCTCTTTCTGGAAACGGCGGAGCGTCACGGGCTTACCATTCGTGAGATCTGGCTGACCCACGGTCACATCGATCATGTCTCCGGTGTCGGCGCGGTCAAGGCGGCGACCGGTGCACCGATCTGGATGCACCCGGCCGATCTTCCGCTCTACCGCAACCTGGCGCAGCAAGCGAGTTGGTTCGGGCTCGAACTCGACGATCCGCCGCCGGTCGACCATGAGCTGGCTCATGGCCAGACGTTGAGTCTGGGCACCACCTCGTTCGCGGTCCGGCATACGCCAGGGCATTCCCCAGGGAGTGTTTGCTTCATGGCGCCAGGCACGGTAATCGGCGGCGATGTTCTGTTTCAGGGGTCGGTCGGGCGAGTCGACCTTCCCGGCGGCGACTGGGAGCAGTTGCTCGGCAGCATTCGTGACGAGTTGTTTCCGTTGCCCGACGAGACGGTGGTGCATCCGGGTCACGGGCCGCGTACCACGATCGGTGCGGAGAAGCGCAACAATCCGTTTCTCCGCGATTTGGTCGACTAG